The Mytilus edulis chromosome 12, xbMytEdul2.2, whole genome shotgun sequence genome contains a region encoding:
- the LOC139497651 gene encoding uncharacterized protein, producing the protein MTCPNDGTTAIQKHASCSEKLDGYACLVNKETKTTSKGIEFILNSTNWIEAHNECIDLGGKLQTENDIGSCNSKIVGKSIWTGTYQLLSPWLGKTGCFDLNNTSVYFGQPSSVQDCYRLCGKTYFGYNKNNFCFCFMNIDNRTSISSSACSAYVVPYTKAWIYRSKALHISNADDIKEGVNCVGARCERGETILEVKSCTDLRKPFCG; encoded by the exons ATGACATGTCCAAATGATGGTACTACTGCTATACAGAAACATGCCAGTTGTTCCGAAAAATTGGATGGATATGCGTGTTTGGTTAATAAAGAAACGAAAACTACATCAAAAG GTATTGAGTTCATACTAAATAGCACAAACTGGATCGAAGCACATAACGAGTGCATAGATCTTGGTGGAAAACTTCAAACAGAAAACGACATTGGAAGTTGCAATAGTAAGATAGTAGGCAAAAGTATTTGGACAGGGACATATCAGTTATTATCACCCTGGCTTGGAAAGACag GCTGTtttgatttaaacaatacatcagtaTATTTTGGACAGCCCTCATCAGTTCAAGATTGCTATAGACTATGTGGTAAAACTTATTTTGGATATAATAAG aacaacttttgtttttgttttatgaatattgACAATCGAACCAGTATTAGTAGTAGTGCCTGTTCTGCTTATGTTGTtccatatactaaagcatggattTACCGCTCTAAAG CATTGCACATAAGTAATGCTGATGATATAAAAGAAGGCGTTAATTGTGTTGGTGCAAGATGTGAACGAGGAGAGACAATTCTAGAGGTTAAAAGTTGTACTGATCTGAGGAAGCCCTTTTGTGGTTAG